The following coding sequences are from one Lipingzhangella halophila window:
- the smc gene encoding chromosome segregation protein SMC has translation MYLKNLTLRGFKSFASATTLRFEPGITCVVGPNGSGKSNVVDALAWVMGEQGAKSLRGGKMEDVIFAGTSSRAALGRAEVSLTIDNTDGALPIDYSEVTIKRTMFRNGGSEYALNGDTCRLLDLQELLSDSGIGREMHVIVGQGQLDTVLHAGPEERRGLIEEAAGILKHRKRKEKALRKLDAMQGNLDRVTDLTAELRRQLKPLGKQAELARRAAVIQADLRDARLRLLADDIVTLRERLEKEEADEAAVRARRTAAEEALAEAQERESHLENAATEAAPRLARAQETYHGLNRLKERLDAVAGLAAERHRNLAAEPEEERSARDPEELEREAEEVRAQEEELQVQLDDARERLEQAAAQRTEAEQTLHEEDQRIAAAARAAADRREGLVKLRGQVEAVQSRLAASEAEVERLDAAAVDARERAESVRAEYERASADSAGQDDGDAHLDEAQENAKNELAATDARLKELRETERAAERERAALAARKEALEMGLNRKDGAGTLLGAAERLPGLLGSIAALVQVDPGHETAVAAALGVASDAVAVDGAGSAEAALDLLKEEDAGRAGIVVASVPAAPRGDWPELPGNARYALDAVHPPPELLPAVTALLDRTVLVADVAEARRVLDSGPGLRTVTPDGDVLTPALVHGGSSATPSLLEVQAAVDEADEQLQEATSACKRAAAELAETEQERARVASVVDDLARRRRDAEKRRNELAQQLGKLGGQARTVEAEAERYATAAAKAAAGRESDLEKLAALEERLAAAEAEPVEDEEPGAEHRDALAERASAARAAETETRLAVRTAEERAQSIAGRADGLLRAAASERRARERAAARRAQRRRQSHVAQAVARAAAEALRRIGTSIGAADSERRAAEEERDARDAELKTVRARVRELSGEMEKLATAAHGNEVARAERRLKLEQLETKAVEEMGVEVDVLVAEYGPQVPVPPPPEAGEDEAVAVPYVREVQEKRARTAERQLNQLGKINPLALEEYAALEERHNYLNAQLEDLKKTRSDLLTVVKEVDDRVQEVFSAAFADVEREFAQIFGRLFPDGEGRLVLTDPNDMLTTGIEVEARPPGKKIKRLSLLSGGERSLTAVAFLAAIFKARPSPFYVLDEVEAALDDTNLQRLLLIFAELRESSQLIVITHQKRTMEAGDALYGVTMQGDGISQVISQKLDQQARS, from the coding sequence GTGTACCTGAAGAACCTCACGCTGCGCGGTTTCAAGTCGTTCGCCTCGGCCACCACACTGCGCTTCGAACCCGGCATCACCTGCGTGGTCGGCCCCAACGGTTCGGGCAAGTCCAACGTCGTCGACGCGCTCGCCTGGGTCATGGGCGAGCAGGGAGCGAAGTCGCTGCGCGGCGGCAAGATGGAGGACGTCATCTTCGCGGGCACGTCCTCGCGGGCCGCTCTTGGGCGCGCAGAGGTCAGCCTCACCATCGACAACACCGATGGTGCGCTGCCGATCGACTACTCCGAGGTGACGATCAAGCGGACCATGTTCCGCAACGGCGGGTCGGAGTACGCGCTGAACGGGGACACCTGCCGGCTACTCGACCTGCAGGAGCTGCTCAGCGACTCCGGCATCGGCCGGGAGATGCACGTCATCGTGGGCCAGGGCCAGCTCGATACCGTCCTGCACGCCGGCCCGGAGGAGCGGCGCGGCCTCATCGAGGAGGCCGCGGGCATCCTGAAGCACCGCAAGCGCAAAGAGAAGGCCCTGCGCAAGCTCGACGCGATGCAGGGCAACCTGGACCGGGTCACCGACCTGACCGCAGAGCTGCGCCGCCAGCTCAAGCCACTGGGCAAGCAGGCCGAGCTGGCCCGCCGAGCCGCCGTCATCCAGGCCGACCTCCGCGATGCCCGGCTGCGACTGCTCGCCGACGACATCGTCACCCTCAGGGAGCGGTTGGAGAAGGAGGAGGCCGACGAGGCCGCCGTCCGCGCCCGCCGCACGGCCGCCGAGGAGGCGCTCGCCGAGGCCCAGGAGCGCGAGTCCCACCTGGAGAACGCGGCGACGGAGGCCGCGCCCCGGCTGGCCCGGGCGCAGGAGACCTACCACGGGCTCAACCGCCTCAAGGAGCGGCTCGACGCCGTTGCCGGCCTCGCCGCGGAGCGCCACCGGAACCTGGCCGCCGAGCCCGAGGAGGAACGCTCGGCCCGTGACCCCGAAGAGCTGGAACGCGAGGCCGAGGAGGTCCGCGCCCAGGAAGAGGAGCTGCAGGTCCAGCTGGACGACGCCCGCGAGCGGCTGGAGCAGGCCGCAGCCCAGCGCACCGAGGCCGAGCAGACCCTGCACGAGGAGGATCAGCGCATCGCGGCCGCCGCGCGCGCCGCGGCTGACCGCAGAGAAGGTCTGGTCAAGCTGCGGGGCCAGGTCGAGGCGGTACAAAGCCGGCTCGCCGCCAGCGAGGCCGAGGTGGAGCGCCTCGACGCCGCCGCCGTCGACGCCCGCGAGCGCGCCGAGTCGGTCCGGGCCGAGTACGAGCGGGCCAGCGCCGATTCCGCGGGCCAGGACGACGGCGACGCCCACCTCGACGAGGCCCAGGAGAACGCCAAGAACGAGCTCGCGGCCACTGACGCCCGGCTCAAGGAGCTGCGCGAGACCGAACGCGCGGCCGAGCGCGAGCGCGCTGCGCTGGCGGCCCGCAAGGAGGCCCTGGAGATGGGCCTCAACCGCAAGGACGGAGCGGGCACGCTGCTGGGCGCCGCCGAACGCCTGCCCGGACTGCTGGGCTCCATCGCCGCCCTGGTCCAGGTAGACCCCGGCCACGAGACAGCGGTCGCCGCCGCGCTCGGTGTGGCCTCGGACGCGGTCGCCGTTGACGGGGCCGGGTCCGCCGAGGCCGCGCTGGACCTCCTCAAGGAGGAGGACGCCGGCCGCGCCGGGATCGTCGTCGCGTCCGTGCCCGCCGCGCCGCGCGGCGACTGGCCCGAACTACCCGGAAACGCCCGCTACGCCCTCGACGCCGTGCACCCGCCTCCGGAGCTCCTCCCCGCGGTGACCGCGCTCCTGGACCGCACCGTCCTGGTCGCCGATGTGGCCGAGGCGCGCCGGGTCCTCGACTCGGGGCCGGGGCTGCGCACCGTCACCCCCGACGGCGACGTCCTGACCCCGGCTCTGGTCCACGGCGGGTCGTCCGCGACCCCGAGCCTGCTGGAGGTGCAGGCGGCCGTGGACGAGGCCGACGAGCAACTGCAGGAGGCCACCAGCGCCTGCAAGCGCGCCGCGGCCGAACTGGCCGAGACCGAGCAGGAACGGGCGCGGGTAGCGTCCGTCGTCGACGACCTCGCCCGGCGGCGCCGCGACGCCGAGAAACGCCGCAACGAGCTGGCCCAGCAGCTCGGGAAGCTCGGCGGGCAGGCTCGCACCGTCGAAGCGGAGGCCGAGCGGTACGCCACAGCGGCGGCCAAGGCCGCCGCCGGCCGCGAGTCGGACCTGGAGAAACTCGCCGCCCTGGAGGAGCGCCTGGCGGCGGCCGAGGCCGAGCCCGTTGAGGACGAGGAGCCCGGTGCCGAGCACCGCGACGCCCTCGCGGAGCGCGCCTCCGCGGCACGCGCGGCCGAGACCGAGACGCGCCTGGCGGTGCGCACCGCCGAGGAGCGCGCCCAGTCGATCGCGGGCCGCGCCGACGGACTGCTGCGCGCCGCCGCCAGCGAACGCCGGGCACGCGAACGCGCCGCGGCGCGCCGGGCGCAGCGCCGCCGGCAGTCGCACGTCGCCCAGGCGGTGGCTCGGGCCGCCGCAGAGGCACTGCGCCGGATCGGAACCTCCATCGGTGCCGCCGACAGCGAGCGCCGGGCCGCCGAGGAGGAGCGCGACGCCCGCGACGCCGAGTTGAAGACCGTCCGCGCCCGCGTGCGCGAGCTTTCGGGGGAGATGGAGAAGCTGGCGACCGCCGCGCACGGGAACGAGGTCGCCCGCGCTGAACGCCGGCTCAAGCTGGAGCAGCTTGAGACGAAGGCGGTCGAGGAGATGGGGGTCGAGGTCGACGTGCTCGTCGCCGAGTACGGCCCCCAGGTCCCGGTCCCGCCGCCGCCCGAGGCCGGCGAGGACGAGGCCGTGGCTGTCCCCTACGTCCGCGAGGTACAGGAGAAGCGCGCCCGAACCGCCGAGCGGCAGCTCAACCAGCTCGGCAAGATCAACCCGCTGGCGCTTGAGGAGTACGCGGCCCTGGAGGAGCGCCACAACTACCTCAACGCGCAGCTGGAGGACCTGAAGAAGACGCGCAGCGACCTGCTCACGGTCGTCAAGGAGGTCGACGACCGGGTGCAGGAAGTGTTCTCCGCCGCGTTCGCCGACGTGGAGCGGGAGTTCGCGCAGATCTTCGGCCGGCTGTTCCCCGACGGCGAGGGCCGCCTCGTCCTCACCGACCCGAACGACATGCTCACCACCGGTATCGAGGTGGAAGCCCGCCCACCGGGCAAGAAAATCAAGCGGCTCTCCCTGCTGTCCGGCGGTGAGAGGTCTCTCACCGCTGTGGCGTTCCTCGCCGCGATCTTCAAGGCGCGGCCGTCCCCCTTCTACGTGCTGGACGAGGTCGAGGCCGCGCTCGACGACACCAACCTGCAGCGGTTGCTGCTGATCTTCGCGGAGCTGCGCGAGTCGTCCCAGCTCATCGTCATCACGCACCAGAAGCGCACCATGGAGGCGGGTGACGCGCTCTACGGGGTGACCATGCAGGGCGACGGAATCTCCCAGGTCATCAGCCAGAAGCTGGACCAGCAGGCGCGTTCCTGA
- a CDS encoding acylphosphatase, with the protein MSSDARLTAWVRGRVQGVGFRWWVRARALELGLSGAATNLADGRVEVVAEGPREQCERLLDILRSGDTPGQVASVVERWGNSGGSYTGFAER; encoded by the coding sequence ATGTCGTCGGACGCCCGGTTGACGGCCTGGGTGCGCGGGCGGGTGCAGGGGGTCGGGTTCCGGTGGTGGGTCCGGGCGCGGGCCTTGGAGCTCGGTCTCAGCGGGGCGGCGACGAATTTGGCGGACGGCAGGGTCGAGGTGGTTGCCGAGGGCCCGCGGGAGCAGTGCGAACGGCTGCTCGACATCCTACGAAGCGGAGACACCCCTGGTCAGGTCGCATCGGTAGTCGAACGTTGGGGGAACTCCGGGGGTTCCTACACGGGATTTGCCGAGCGATGA
- the mutM gene encoding bifunctional DNA-formamidopyrimidine glycosylase/DNA-(apurinic or apyrimidinic site) lyase, with amino-acid sequence MPELPEVEVVRRGLEQWVAGRAIGDVAVLHPRSIRRHLAGAGDFSARLAGRVITAVRRRGKYLWLTLDSGEAVLAHLGMSGQLLVQPAGRDPERHLRVRVPLDGDGSELRFVDQRTFGHLMVDALESAGPGADSGVPAVIRHIARDPLDPAFDDDVFAETLRRRRTVVKRALLDQSLVSGIGNIYADEALWRVGLHGEHATTGLRRPRIAALLEQVRAVLREALDEGGTSFDGLYVNVNGESGYFERGLKVYGRTGLPCERCGTLIRRAEFMNRSSFACPKCQPVPRS; translated from the coding sequence ATGCCCGAGCTTCCCGAGGTCGAGGTGGTCCGGCGCGGCCTTGAGCAATGGGTCGCCGGGCGCGCGATCGGCGACGTCGCCGTGCTGCACCCGCGGTCCATCCGCCGGCACCTGGCCGGTGCCGGCGACTTCTCCGCTCGGCTCGCGGGGCGGGTGATCACCGCGGTCCGGCGCCGCGGGAAATACCTGTGGCTCACCCTCGACTCCGGCGAGGCGGTGCTGGCCCACCTGGGAATGAGCGGGCAGTTGCTGGTGCAGCCGGCGGGGCGCGACCCCGAGCGCCACCTGCGGGTGCGGGTGCCGCTCGACGGCGACGGCAGTGAGTTGCGTTTCGTTGACCAGCGCACGTTCGGCCACCTGATGGTGGACGCCTTGGAGTCCGCGGGGCCGGGCGCGGACTCCGGCGTGCCCGCGGTGATCCGGCACATCGCGCGCGACCCCCTCGACCCGGCCTTCGACGACGACGTGTTCGCCGAGACGCTGCGCCGGCGCCGCACCGTTGTGAAACGCGCATTGCTCGACCAGTCTCTGGTCAGTGGGATCGGTAACATCTACGCCGACGAGGCGCTGTGGCGTGTCGGGCTGCACGGGGAACACGCGACTACGGGGCTGCGGCGGCCGCGGATCGCCGCGTTGCTGGAGCAGGTGCGCGCTGTGCTGCGCGAGGCCCTGGACGAGGGCGGCACGTCCTTCGACGGGCTGTACGTCAACGTGAATGGTGAGAGTGGGTATTTCGAGCGTGGGCTCAAGGTCTACGGGCGAACGGGCCTTCCCTGCGAGCGGTGTGGCACCCTGATTCGGCGCGCGGAGTTCATGAACCGGTCATCGTTCGCCTGTCCGAAATGCCAGCCAGTGCCCCGTTCCTAG
- the rnc gene encoding ribonuclease III, giving the protein MATQLNTAEARELYRAIGVEMDSDVLVRALTHRSYAYEKGGLPTNERLEFLGDSVLGLVVTDTLFREHPDLPEGQLAKLRAAVVNMRALADVARGLGIGSYIRLGRGEEATGGRDKSSILADTLEALIGAVYLDCGLDVASDLVHRLFDPLISTASGLGAGLDWKTSLQELTAAELLGVPEYQVDESGPDHQKTFRATVLVAGEAHGLGEGRSKKEAEQQAAESAWKAIRARVEVQKRSEQHD; this is encoded by the coding sequence GTGGCCACTCAACTCAACACCGCCGAAGCACGGGAGCTGTACCGGGCGATTGGTGTCGAGATGGACTCCGACGTGCTGGTGCGGGCGCTCACGCACCGGTCCTACGCCTACGAGAAGGGCGGGTTGCCGACCAACGAGCGCTTAGAGTTCCTCGGCGACTCCGTTCTGGGGCTGGTTGTCACCGACACCTTGTTCCGCGAACACCCGGACCTTCCCGAAGGGCAGCTCGCCAAGCTGCGGGCCGCGGTGGTCAACATGCGCGCGCTCGCCGACGTCGCGCGCGGTCTGGGCATCGGCAGCTACATTCGCCTGGGCCGTGGCGAGGAGGCCACGGGCGGGCGCGACAAGTCCTCGATCCTCGCCGACACTCTTGAGGCGCTCATCGGCGCGGTCTACCTCGACTGCGGCCTGGACGTCGCCTCCGACCTGGTGCACCGGCTGTTCGACCCGCTGATCTCGACGGCGTCGGGGCTCGGGGCCGGTCTCGACTGGAAGACCTCTCTGCAGGAGCTCACCGCGGCCGAGTTGCTCGGTGTTCCCGAGTACCAGGTCGACGAGAGCGGGCCCGACCACCAGAAGACCTTCCGCGCGACCGTCCTGGTGGCGGGGGAGGCCCACGGTCTTGGCGAGGGACGCAGCAAGAAGGAGGCCGAGCAGCAGGCCGCCGAGTCGGCGTGGAAGGCGATCCGCGCCCGCGTCGAGGTGCAGAAGCGCAGCGAGCAGCACGACTAG
- the rpmF gene encoding 50S ribosomal protein L32: MAVPKRKKSRARTRIRRSQWKASRPVLTNCPRCRDPKLPHVACPTCGTYNNRQVLNPAS; the protein is encoded by the coding sequence GTGGCCGTCCCGAAGCGGAAGAAGTCGCGGGCCCGCACCCGTATTCGCCGTTCCCAGTGGAAGGCGTCGCGTCCGGTGCTGACGAACTGCCCGCGCTGCCGCGACCCCAAGCTCCCGCACGTCGCCTGCCCCACGTGCGGCACCTACAACAACCGGCAGGTCCTCAACCCTGCCTCCTGA
- a CDS encoding YceD family protein — protein sequence MVDTRPLGRQPGSMRTFTRTVPNPGSFATAMVGVPEGASIELEYRLEAVMEGVLVTGTARTRFAGECSRCLDPVSDFLEAEFQELYRYPEEADRFGGEGSGTGSESDEDEEDYYLEGDLLDLEQVVRDAVVLALPLTPLCRDDCPGLCVECGAKLADVGSDHSHGERVDPRWEALRKLGEEFGDR from the coding sequence GTGGTGGACACCCGGCCACTGGGCCGCCAACCGGGTTCGATGCGGACCTTTACCCGCACCGTGCCCAATCCCGGGTCCTTCGCGACCGCGATGGTCGGTGTGCCCGAAGGCGCCAGTATCGAGTTGGAGTACCGGCTTGAGGCTGTGATGGAGGGCGTGCTCGTCACGGGCACGGCGCGGACCCGGTTCGCGGGCGAGTGCTCGCGTTGCCTCGACCCGGTCTCCGACTTCCTGGAGGCCGAGTTCCAGGAGCTCTACCGGTATCCGGAGGAGGCTGACCGCTTCGGTGGCGAGGGCTCGGGCACCGGTTCGGAGTCCGATGAGGATGAAGAGGACTACTATCTTGAGGGCGACCTGCTCGACTTGGAGCAGGTGGTCCGTGACGCGGTTGTGCTGGCACTCCCGCTGACGCCGCTCTGCCGGGACGACTGCCCGGGGCTGTGCGTCGAGTGTGGCGCCAAGCTCGCCGACGTTGGGTCCGACCACAGTCACGGCGAACGCGTCGACCCCCGGTGGGAGGCGCTACGTAAGCTGGGCGAGGAGTTCGGCGACCGATAG
- the coaD gene encoding pantetheine-phosphate adenylyltransferase: MRRVVCPGSFDPVTNGHLDIIGRAARQYDEVVAAVLSNVSKRALFSVEEKLEMLDECTSDIPNVRSAKFEGLLVDFCRENDIATIIRSLRSVSDFDYELQIAQMNYRLSGVETMFMTANPQYSFLSSSLVKEVAQHGGDVSSLVPPYVEQRLREKYKE; this comes from the coding sequence GTGCGCCGTGTCGTCTGTCCCGGGTCGTTCGATCCAGTCACCAATGGTCACCTCGATATCATCGGCCGCGCCGCGCGCCAGTACGACGAGGTCGTCGCCGCCGTCCTGAGCAATGTGAGCAAGCGCGCGCTCTTCAGCGTCGAGGAGAAGCTGGAGATGCTCGACGAGTGTACGAGCGACATCCCCAACGTGCGCAGCGCCAAGTTCGAGGGCCTGCTCGTGGACTTCTGCCGGGAGAACGACATCGCCACGATCATCCGCAGCCTCCGTTCGGTCAGCGACTTCGACTACGAGCTCCAGATCGCCCAGATGAACTACCGGCTCTCCGGCGTGGAGACGATGTTCATGACGGCCAACCCGCAGTACTCGTTCCTCAGCTCCAGCCTGGTCAAGGAAGTCGCCCAGCACGGTGGGGACGTCAGCAGCCTGGTGCCCCCCTATGTGGAGCAGCGGCTGCGGGAGAAGTACAAGGAATAG
- the rsmD gene encoding 16S rRNA (guanine(966)-N(2))-methyltransferase RsmD — protein MTRIIAGTAGGRRIAVPAGRTTRPTGDRAREALFASALSEFGSFEGLRVLDLFAGSGALGLEALSRGAAHAKLVEADRRAAGVLRRNVATLGLPGAVPVIDRVQRVLGRGPEGAPYDFVVADPPFANTSAEVTGALVALRDNGWLAAEALIVVERASRGPHLEWPAGYLEVRARRYGEVTLWYGRAASHPHGS, from the coding sequence ATGACCCGCATCATCGCCGGTACCGCGGGAGGGCGCCGGATCGCCGTTCCCGCCGGCCGCACCACCCGTCCCACGGGCGACCGGGCCCGCGAAGCGCTGTTCGCCTCCGCCCTCTCGGAGTTCGGCTCGTTCGAGGGGCTTCGGGTGCTGGACCTCTTCGCCGGCTCCGGGGCACTGGGGCTGGAGGCGCTGTCGCGCGGCGCGGCGCACGCGAAGCTGGTCGAGGCGGACCGGCGCGCGGCCGGCGTGCTGCGGCGCAACGTCGCCACGCTGGGACTGCCCGGCGCTGTGCCGGTGATCGACCGCGTCCAGCGTGTCCTGGGGCGCGGGCCCGAGGGCGCGCCCTACGATTTCGTGGTCGCCGACCCGCCCTTTGCGAACACGAGCGCTGAGGTCACCGGGGCCCTGGTGGCGCTGCGCGACAACGGCTGGCTCGCGGCGGAGGCGCTCATCGTGGTCGAGCGCGCCAGCCGCGGACCCCACCTGGAATGGCCAGCGGGATACCTTGAGGTGAGGGCGCGTCGCTACGGCGAAGTGACGCTTTGGTACGGTCGCGCCGCGAGTCACCCCCATGGCTCCTGA
- the recG gene encoding ATP-dependent DNA helicase RecG, whose protein sequence is MISWDQPLRPIVGTAAAKKLGTELDLHTVGDLLRYYPRRYATRGELTELDSLAEDEQVTVVAEVLSARTRDLRGKPGSRPRSLLEVVVTDGTGKLTLAFFNKVGYHSRELRPGRRGMFAGKISLYRNNRQLAHPAYEMLPDGGDQEDRVREFAERPIPIYPATKDLTSMAIARCAGLLLDELGDLPDPLPAELRARHRLLGLREALERIHRPAEESEIGPARHRLKWDEALVLQLALAGRRREARELPARPRPRVAGALLDAFDAALPFTLTRGQAEVGETVSAGLDSSHPMHQLLQGDVGSGKTLVALRAMLQVVDAGGQAVLLAPTEVLAQQHHRSITAMLGPLAAGGRLDGAEHATRVALLTGSQGAPARREALLEAASGGAGIVIGTHALLQEHVSFADLGLVVVDEQHRFGVEQRDALREKATDGRPHVLVMTATPIPRTVAMTVYGDLDVVALTQLPEGRAAVATHVVPAQDKPHFLARAWERVREEVRQGQQVYVVCPRIGGDDAEGADEGAADGAPAAPGEEPGRRAPLAVVDVAAELAEGPLAGLRVEALHGRLAPDEKDALMRRFAEGDLDVLVATTVIEVGVDVPNATGMVVMDADRFGVSQLHQLRGRVGRGELPGLCLLVTDAHEGTPARERLDAVAATTDGFALSRVDLEQRREGDVLGGAQSGRRSSLRLLTLLRDEELIGAARDEAVALVEADPELTAHPDLAAALSELFDEEQAAYLDKT, encoded by the coding sequence GTGATCAGTTGGGACCAGCCGTTGCGCCCGATCGTGGGGACGGCCGCGGCGAAGAAGCTCGGCACCGAGCTGGACCTGCACACTGTCGGCGACCTGCTGCGCTACTACCCGCGCCGGTACGCCACCCGTGGTGAGCTGACCGAGCTCGACTCCCTGGCCGAAGACGAGCAGGTAACAGTGGTGGCCGAGGTACTCAGTGCCCGCACGCGCGACCTGCGCGGCAAGCCGGGCAGCCGGCCGCGCAGCCTGCTGGAGGTTGTCGTCACCGACGGAACAGGGAAGCTCACCCTGGCCTTCTTCAACAAGGTGGGCTACCACTCCCGCGAGCTGCGGCCCGGACGGCGCGGCATGTTCGCCGGGAAGATCTCCCTGTACCGGAACAACCGCCAGCTCGCGCACCCGGCCTACGAGATGCTCCCGGACGGCGGTGACCAGGAGGACCGGGTCCGCGAGTTCGCTGAGAGGCCCATCCCCATCTACCCGGCCACCAAGGACCTGACGTCCATGGCCATCGCCAGGTGTGCGGGGCTGCTGCTCGACGAGCTCGGCGACCTGCCCGACCCGCTTCCCGCGGAGCTGCGTGCCCGGCACCGCCTCCTGGGGCTGCGCGAGGCGCTGGAACGCATCCACCGGCCCGCCGAGGAATCCGAGATCGGACCCGCCCGGCACCGGCTGAAGTGGGACGAGGCGCTGGTGCTGCAACTGGCGCTGGCCGGGCGCCGCCGCGAGGCCAGGGAGCTGCCCGCGAGGCCCCGCCCCCGTGTGGCGGGCGCCCTGCTCGACGCCTTCGACGCCGCGCTGCCCTTCACCCTGACCCGCGGCCAGGCCGAGGTGGGTGAGACCGTCTCCGCGGGTCTGGACTCCAGCCACCCGATGCACCAACTACTGCAGGGCGACGTGGGATCCGGCAAGACACTCGTGGCGCTGCGCGCGATGCTGCAGGTGGTCGATGCCGGCGGGCAGGCCGTGCTGCTCGCCCCCACCGAGGTCCTGGCCCAGCAGCACCACCGGTCCATCACCGCCATGCTGGGCCCATTGGCCGCGGGCGGGCGGCTCGACGGGGCCGAGCACGCCACGCGAGTGGCACTGCTCACCGGCTCCCAGGGCGCCCCGGCGCGGCGCGAGGCACTGCTTGAGGCCGCCTCCGGCGGCGCCGGCATCGTGATCGGCACGCACGCGCTGCTGCAGGAGCACGTGAGCTTCGCCGACCTCGGTCTGGTGGTCGTCGACGAACAACACCGTTTCGGTGTGGAGCAGCGCGACGCGCTGCGGGAGAAGGCCACCGATGGCCGTCCGCACGTGCTGGTCATGACCGCGACCCCGATCCCGCGCACCGTGGCCATGACCGTCTACGGCGACCTGGACGTGGTCGCGCTCACCCAGCTCCCCGAGGGCCGCGCGGCCGTGGCCACGCACGTTGTGCCCGCGCAGGACAAGCCGCATTTTCTGGCCCGGGCCTGGGAGCGCGTGCGCGAGGAGGTGCGCCAGGGACAGCAGGTCTACGTGGTGTGCCCGCGCATCGGGGGAGACGACGCCGAGGGCGCCGACGAGGGGGCGGCCGACGGCGCGCCGGCGGCGCCGGGCGAGGAGCCCGGCCGCCGGGCACCACTGGCCGTGGTCGACGTCGCCGCCGAGCTCGCGGAGGGGCCGCTGGCCGGGCTGCGGGTCGAGGCGCTGCACGGCCGGCTCGCCCCCGACGAGAAGGACGCGCTCATGCGCCGTTTCGCCGAAGGCGACCTGGATGTGCTGGTGGCCACCACGGTGATCGAAGTGGGGGTCGATGTGCCGAACGCCACGGGCATGGTCGTCATGGACGCCGACCGGTTCGGGGTGTCCCAGTTGCACCAGCTCCGCGGCCGGGTGGGCCGGGGGGAGCTGCCCGGCCTGTGCCTGCTGGTCACCGACGCCCACGAGGGCACGCCGGCGCGCGAGCGCCTGGACGCGGTGGCCGCGACGACCGACGGCTTCGCACTCTCGCGGGTCGACCTGGAGCAGCGCCGCGAGGGCGACGTTCTCGGCGGTGCGCAGTCCGGCCGGCGCTCCTCGCTGCGCCTGCTCACCCTGCTGCGCGATGAGGAGCTGATCGGGGCGGCCCGCGACGAAGCGGTCGCGCTCGTCGAGGCCGACCCCGAGCTCACGGCGCACCCGGACCTGGCCGCGGCCCTGAGCGAGCTGTTCGACGAGGAGCAGGCGGCCTACCTCGACAAGACCTGA
- the rpmB gene encoding 50S ribosomal protein L28 encodes MASVCDVCGKGPGFGNRVSHSHRRTRRRWNPNIQTVRTTVGGTPKRMNVCTSCIKAGKVTR; translated from the coding sequence GTGGCTTCCGTCTGCGACGTTTGCGGCAAGGGACCAGGGTTCGGTAACAGAGTCTCCCACTCGCACCGCCGCACCCGCCGCCGCTGGAATCCCAACATCCAGACCGTGCGCACGACCGTGGGCGGTACGCCCAAGCGCATGAACGTGTGCACGTCCTGCATCAAGGCGGGCAAGGTCACGCGCTGA
- a CDS encoding cellulose binding domain-containing protein has product MGRDHESGSAHRGAHRAEPERSGPLATAGHVLGSTVPKRVEPPRLLSVLLISGVALGLLLFAYSTTQIYLRFGEPPANQGAQPQPGSSPDLQPSDDISDQETSPDDTGGGATSQSGDEGSPAGPGTVAYQTVESSGTSFTGRVTITNTSESPLEDWELTLGFSDARVTSAWDVDWESTGDGLTARQPESAAPLAPGESTTVNFTAEGSAQVPADCALSGHTCTL; this is encoded by the coding sequence ATGGGCCGGGATCACGAGTCCGGAAGCGCGCACCGTGGCGCGCACCGGGCTGAGCCGGAGCGTTCCGGGCCTCTGGCGACCGCTGGGCACGTGCTCGGGAGCACCGTGCCCAAGCGCGTCGAGCCGCCTCGGCTGCTTTCGGTGCTGCTGATCTCCGGAGTCGCGCTCGGCCTGCTGCTCTTCGCGTACAGCACTACGCAGATATACCTGCGTTTCGGAGAACCGCCCGCGAACCAGGGGGCCCAGCCGCAGCCCGGTTCGAGCCCCGACCTGCAGCCCTCGGACGACATCTCCGACCAGGAAACCAGTCCCGACGACACGGGCGGCGGAGCGACATCGCAGTCCGGGGACGAGGGCAGCCCAGCAGGCCCCGGGACGGTCGCCTACCAGACGGTCGAATCCTCCGGCACCAGCTTCACCGGCCGGGTCACCATCACCAACACCTCGGAGAGTCCTCTGGAGGACTGGGAGTTAACGCTGGGATTCAGCGACGCCCGGGTGACATCGGCCTGGGACGTCGACTGGGAGAGCACCGGCGACGGCCTCACGGCGCGCCAGCCGGAATCGGCGGCGCCGCTCGCGCCCGGCGAGTCGACGACCGTGAACTTCACCGCCGAAGGCTCCGCCCAGGTCCCCGCTGACTGTGCGCTGAGCGGGCATACCTGCACCCTGTGA